A genome region from Ralstonia solanacearum K60 includes the following:
- a CDS encoding ABC transporter ATP-binding protein — translation MSAADLTLQVRNLRTHFFTRDGVLPAVDDVSFSLARGRILGLVGESGSGKSVTGFSIMGLVDPPGRVVGGEILFQGRDLVRLPARELRKLQGNRIAMVFQDPMMTLNPVLRIEAQMVEAVRAHSGMGRAQARAHARDTLGLMGIPSPEERLRAYPHQLSGGMRQRVAIAIAMLHRPDLIIADEPTTALDVTIQAQILSEVQKLARQHGTALIWITHDLSVVAGLADEVAVMYAGRIVEHGPVDAVLDAPLHPYTQGLIDSLPSENRRGRRLRQIPGMTPGLLALPPGCAFAARCPRASDACGTRPGIAQPEPGRLVRCVHPGTLPSATREVA, via the coding sequence ATGAGCGCCGCCGACCTGACACTGCAGGTGCGCAACCTGCGTACCCATTTCTTCACGCGCGACGGCGTGCTGCCGGCGGTGGACGACGTGTCGTTTTCGCTGGCGCGCGGGCGCATCCTGGGGCTGGTGGGCGAATCGGGTTCGGGCAAATCTGTGACGGGCTTTTCCATCATGGGGCTGGTCGATCCGCCCGGCCGCGTGGTCGGCGGCGAGATCCTGTTCCAGGGCCGCGACCTGGTCCGGCTGCCGGCGCGCGAGCTGCGCAAGCTCCAGGGCAACCGCATCGCCATGGTCTTCCAGGACCCGATGATGACGCTCAACCCGGTGCTGCGCATCGAGGCCCAGATGGTCGAGGCGGTGCGCGCGCACAGCGGCATGGGCCGCGCCCAGGCCCGCGCGCACGCGCGCGACACGCTCGGCCTGATGGGCATTCCGAGCCCGGAAGAGCGGCTGCGCGCGTACCCGCATCAACTGTCGGGCGGCATGCGCCAGCGCGTGGCGATCGCCATTGCGATGCTGCATCGCCCCGACCTGATCATCGCCGACGAGCCGACCACGGCGCTGGACGTGACCATCCAGGCGCAGATCCTGTCCGAAGTGCAGAAGCTCGCGCGCCAGCATGGCACCGCGCTGATCTGGATCACGCATGACCTGTCCGTCGTCGCCGGCCTCGCCGACGAGGTGGCGGTGATGTACGCCGGCCGCATCGTCGAGCACGGCCCGGTGGATGCTGTGCTCGACGCGCCCCTGCACCCTTACACCCAGGGCCTGATCGACAGCCTGCCCAGCGAGAACCGGCGCGGCCGGCGCCTGCGGCAGATTCCGGGCATGACGCCCGGCCTGCTGGCCCTGCCGCCCGGCTGCGCCTTCGCGGCGCGGTGCCCGCGTGCTTCCGATGCGTGCGGGACGCGGCCCGGGATAGCCCAGCCCGAGCCGGGGCGCCTGGTGCGCTGCGTGCATCCCGGCACGCTGCCATCGGCCACGCGGGAGGTCGCATGA
- a CDS encoding ABC transporter permease: protein MNPTPHTTAPATPAAVTTATAAATPRRQSPWRRVAADFVESKAAVFGLAVVVLLTAAALAAPWITPQNPYDLMQLDVLDARLAPGSPNGAGTFTYWLGTDGQGRDLYSGILYGLRISLGVGIGSATVAAVIGTLLGLIAAYAGGKIDSLIMRSVDLLLSFPSVLVAMMILAYLGKSVTNVVMTLVLLEWAYYARTVRGQALVERRREYVEAARSLALPGWRIALGHILPNCLPPLIVVGTLQVARAITLEATLSFLGLGVPITEPSLGLLIANGYQYMLSGQYWISFYPGIALLLALVAINLVGDRLREVLNPRAHR, encoded by the coding sequence ATGAACCCGACCCCGCATACCACCGCGCCGGCGACGCCGGCCGCGGTGACCACGGCGACCGCAGCGGCCACACCGCGCAGGCAATCGCCGTGGCGGCGCGTGGCGGCGGACTTCGTGGAATCGAAAGCCGCCGTGTTCGGCCTGGCGGTCGTCGTGCTGCTGACGGCGGCCGCGCTGGCCGCGCCGTGGATCACGCCGCAGAACCCCTACGACCTGATGCAGCTCGACGTGCTGGACGCGCGCCTTGCGCCGGGCTCGCCCAACGGCGCGGGCACCTTCACGTACTGGCTCGGCACCGACGGCCAGGGGCGCGATCTGTATTCGGGCATCCTCTACGGGCTGCGCATCAGCCTGGGCGTGGGGATCGGCTCGGCCACCGTGGCGGCGGTGATCGGCACACTGCTGGGGCTAATCGCCGCCTATGCCGGCGGCAAGATCGACAGCCTGATCATGCGGAGCGTCGATCTGCTGTTGTCGTTCCCGTCCGTGCTGGTGGCGATGATGATCCTCGCCTACCTCGGCAAGAGCGTCACCAATGTCGTGATGACACTGGTGCTGCTGGAATGGGCGTACTACGCGCGCACCGTGCGCGGCCAGGCGCTGGTCGAGCGCCGGCGCGAATACGTCGAGGCGGCGCGCTCGCTCGCCCTGCCCGGCTGGCGCATCGCGCTCGGGCACATCCTGCCCAACTGCCTGCCGCCGCTGATCGTGGTCGGCACGCTGCAGGTGGCGCGCGCGATCACGCTGGAGGCGACGCTGTCCTTCCTGGGGCTGGGCGTGCCGATCACCGAGCCGTCGCTGGGCCTGCTGATCGCCAACGGATACCAGTACATGCTGTCGGGCCAGTACTGGATCAGCTTCTATCCGGGCATCGCGCTGCTGCTGGCGCTGGTCGCCATCAACCTGGTGGGCGACCGCCTGCGCGAGGTGCTCAACCCGAGGGCGCACCGATGA